The sequence aaaaaaaaatgatttcgtgattcatcaaaataatttgatactgggtaatgatatgtatttatggTAATAATATCATTAATAATCAAACAGTTGTGTCATGTCACAAAAATTTCCATTAATGATGGAATTTCCATTCATTTTTTAATGTGACCAGTTCCTTCATCATATTAgccttatttgaaaaatatcaaaaaaatgTATTACTTGTCTTTCctaattcaatatttattagCTGAATTTCTTAATAAAAGTATGTAATGTTTATCTTGTAGATCATCTGAAGAGGTGCTCCATATAATCCAATGTCTGATCGGCTCACTGCAGAGAGCTCGGACTGCATTAGTGTTGCCTAAGAAAAAAGCAATTGATGAGCTTATGAAGAGTAGAAATATGGTATTTTTCAATCTTAATATATTCTGtaacatgtttaaaaaaaaacttttaacaattttttttttggaatcttTCATGAGATCTGaaattgacattttaattttcagaaGGCCTTATCGCCAAATCTACCAGAAGACTTAGCAATATCTTTCTACATACAATCGCACAAGCTTATATTTGTTGCGTACCAACTTAGTTCGGTGCATGGCACTATGAGAATTGACTCCTGTCAGGCGGACTGTGCGGTACCTTGGTTGAGTGACGTGTTGTTCATGTTGACTGCAGCACTCCATATGTGTCAACAACTTAAGGATAAGGTAAATTgcacctttattttttttattgattgtaCATTGTACTTGGAAATCTGCACTTAGAAAAGCAAGGCTGTTTAGGCTTACTAAGTGCATTGACTGTTTCATATTTGTTTCTCTTGATCTTTTTTCAATAACAGTTAATTCAAGGCAAATAGGACTTCcttaacaaaaaaactaatcaTTGGtagatgttttgttttatacattttatcttAAACACAGTAATGAAGGACAAGAGtttgttattaatataataatataatataattaagccTTTTATTTCCGAATAAACAACATGTGAacttaaagttaaatatttatagttatatGCTACACTGAATTTACAAAATGTCCCTTATTTCGGTGTGCCTTacggcaaaggcctcctccaactcTTTCCACTGCTTTCTGTCTTCTGCTATTCTTAGAGTTTGTTATTACTGTTGACATAATATCCTAGTATTACTATAAACACGAAAGTTTCTGCCTCATTCTTATCTCACTTAGCTAGtacattattgtaaatatttgtttctatGGACCTTCAGGTTTTTCAAGCCTACATTAATATATCCAAATACCTTATCTACAGTAACATAGGAAGTTTGCAATCAGTATGTTTTTATCTTGACGTTATGATATAACATATGGCTCAGCTGATAACGCTTCGGCATTtcagtttaaataataatcgAATTAGTCGAATTATGGATAATTGCCgattttattattgtgtttaaGATAGTGAATTGTTTGATTAATGATAAACAGCTTACGTCATGGTTTTTTCATGTTGTCGGTAGCTCCCTAAGACGTAATCATATACATATCAATAATTATCAAATTcgataaacaaataacaaagctACATGAGGTCACCATcttctaaaaagaaaaaaagtagACTGAATTTTGGTGTGATTGGCATATTCTTGAGAAGTAATTTAGAAAATCTCTTATTTACcatttagtaaaaataaatgtttgatatCCATGGTATTttactagtcttaccaaggcgtattgggttacccgtttaactgggttgagggggtcaaatagggcagtcgttccttgtaaagcactggtactcagctacatccggttagactggaagccaaccccaacatgattgggtaaaaggctcagaggatgaggATGATCAATGGTATTTAACCCTTTATGGATCAGTTTGttgaaatgaatattttatttcgttttttccAGCTGTGTGTCTTCTCCCAATACAAAGATTTCACAGTGGGATCAAGATCTGCCTCCATGGTGTTTAACTAATTACCTACCGGGATGTTACCTAATTCTCAACTGTAAGCATTATATACCTAGGTATGCGtaatatacaaaacaattgtatgtaagtacatgtatttatttagttatagtTATTGAGTCCATTGTTGATATTCTTGTTGAGTATGATGTAATATAATGTATAGAAACTAAACTTACAACTTAATATAGGAAAACTAATCTTGGGTCTGCCATGAGTGTATATTTTGAGTAACAACAAACGGGGAAATAAGTATTCGTTAATTTATTTCTACTTCTTATGTTATTTATGGACAACATTATGTTAATTTATGATCTAAGAGTTATGTTGAAGGTTATGTTTTAAGTTAATCTGCCGGTTTTGGGCCGCGTATTTATGTAGATTGGTTATTAGCTAATAAAGAGCACAGTATAAACCATCTGGCCAATAACTGATGACAATTGAACATGGTTCAGTCACCCCAATATGTCCTCAATTGGGAGTTAATACTTTGCTCGAATTCGCAGCACGTTTAGTTCAATTTTGATTCAGTTCGAGCGCCGACCGGATGGTTCTAGTTAGTCTAATGTACACAACGCGTTGTAGGATATGACaaagcaataatatttttacaggcTAACAAATTAACGCATAAAATAAAAGTGCAAAGTTATATTTGAATAGCCCTTGTGTACGATAATGGCATTTATGTCGTGGCACATAAAGTCCATTTCTGAATGAAGGTCCAAGTCTTGTATTACGAATTCAAATTCGGTATTATTTAAAGTTTCTATTTATGTAGAGGCTATTTTAAGATGTTTGACCCTTTGAATATATGCGTATTGGGCGCTGGTGCCTAACCTCTCGTTTATCTAAACATTTAATAGTATCATGTGTTCTATTTTACAAATGTctacttaatattttacattgatgttatttttgttttcactgACATATATACAAATGTGTAAACATGTACTGTTTTTCAAAGGGTTTATAACAAAATGCATAATAcagcaacattatttatttagttatttattgccatgttaataaataaaatagatctGAATGTATTAGTTAATGgaattataaaatgtgtaatttgAAGCAATAAAGCTTCTACCTTTTGTCTGTAATGCCATAGTTAACGAACTAATTTATAatagaataatataatacataaatgtatagttatatttgataataataataatcaattggTAAGAAAGGATCCGTCAAATGAAACAACTTTAAATATCTTGCTTTCTAAAAAtttgcagtttatttttatattcaaatactAAATATCTTAATACATTGTGGTAAAAGTGTCTAATACTATTTAcatgaaaatgaataaaatgcaaaaaaaatgttatggTGGCCAAAATCTTACAGTAATTATTAtcattcatgaaaaaaatacattatctttGTAGTAGATCGATATACTTTATTACACTTTTATAATCGCtcaatacaaatataaattgttATAGTATGGATGCTTTTGCCTTCAGTGttgtcacaaaaaataatatcgagATATTTCATAGTCAATTAAATACAGCGTGATGCGAACCActgaaaaaattaaacataattaatatttcacaATTTGTATCTTaagtaatttcaattaaatgaattccaatgtttatgaaaatgtgataataattattacatcTTTGATTAAGAGGTAGGTAATAACTTGTCTCGCTTCCCAATGAGACTTAACAACATTCTTGATTAAAACTATTTGCCCTTAaaactttgaataaaaacttcGTAGCAAAAAGTATGAGTATATGTGATAGTTGCGATTTTAGGGGTTGCGGGTTGTGATTAAACATTAAAGACTtactaaaatgtttaattataaccGCTCTGAAACAAATCCACAACACCAAAAATTGCAATTATCATTGTTGCTTGATTGTACAGAGTTTAGTATCCATGATGCAATAAAAAAACCTTATCAATGGGGAGATCCATAGAatgataagtatttttaatcacGTGTGAAAAACGCAGGTGTTGTATTTTCCCTCACTCGATAAAATTTCGGTTATCCGTAGCCTAATAGAGATGTTAcaaccttttttgttttgttttaaatgaatttacAGCTGGCAATGTATATGAAATATATTCAGTGCTTAAATGCTTAATCATgaatattactgttttttatcacatacacattaataataaaaaggttgTGTATCAAAATGTTGTTTAAATTAGTGAAGTACCTAATTggtatgtgtaaaaaaaaaaaacaaaaggggTATTTGACAATTTGGTTAACACTTCACAACATAATCTGTACAGTCTGCTATGACTATTCTCTCTACATAgtctttaaattcaatttttatttatgatgtCAAATACCCTATAAACatcgataatattttattcgcatattaattaaaataaataattatggacACTGAATTTGAGTGGGTAAATAAGTGGGAAGCAATCAATTAAGTTGTTTATGTGTATTGGCGATGGAATTGGCAATGAAtgttgaaattgtatttttgtgcACATATTGATAACTTtgataagtaataaaattgttaacgcACTTTCTGAATATTCGATTTAATCTTTCTAAATTATGTCTATACttcattaatttttaaattgagaCTGCACCACTTGAGTGCTCTTTGTCAGCCTAAAACTTGAGATGCAAAACACTCGACTATGTAAAGAACCATCATGTTTAAATAATTGATTTGACATGTttgacaataaaattattgtactAGTATTATTAGGTAGTCTCAAGACTATTTTATCTATACCTACTGTATAAACAGTTTATGTGATTGTGTTGTATTTCAATAAATCAAAATGCTGTTGTGCATAATtggtttttattacattatttttttataaggagTCACTCTTTCATCCCAAATCAGATTGCAAAGAATTCGCTGCGCAGGCGCAACGTGTAAGCTGCACGACTATAACGTATTCTCTGCTTGCTCGCTCCGCTCTGCAACCGCTCACACCTGTTAGCTGTTTAGCAACCTGATAGTAGTGTGATAGTCTAGATTTGAGCCTTTAGTAATAGTCTAGATTTTAGGATTCTGTATAGAAAGGGAAACCGGgacattattataaatacagcttggcaaaaaagagtgtggaataaatgaggtcagcactatcgcacctgtggcaacccggaatactacgactcacagattttgatatttattatttttggagatattcaatcctaagtaggcgatgtccCTGGGATacttcaatgtccagtattaacgatgttaacaatttttatttgattttgatttttagttccaactgtcaccgcgtcagacttttttgccaagctgtacatCTTTACTGTCTCTGTGAATATATCTATTGGCGCATATGATATAGCTTTGCATTGGAAATTACAGACATatcctattatttttaacttcaaaGATGCTATTGAAACCTTTTCACAAATAAGAGATTTTTCAGGGCCTTTTCAAAActtgtttgatttatttgaaAGCTAACTTCGTAAACTCGGATTGATTCGACGTCATTTATACGTCAAAGTTAGGGATGTtgactatgttttttttttcgatgatTAAAACTCGATTTCATTATCAGTATGCGTTACGTGCCACGCCCGCCGACGAATGGAGCGACCGAGCGACAACAATAATTGTGTGAAAATGAAAAGATGAAAATTATCTGCGTCTTTCATTACGTATTCATATGCGTAAATAATACGAACATATTACGTAAGTAGTTTCAAGTTTGGATACGGATCCATTTTTCTTCGAAATGGTACCTACACGTTGGATAGTTACTTGTCAGCGTAACACTAGACACCATTATAGTTACTCGGTGCCCACAGTGACTGCAGTGAGCGCACTCAACACTCACCCATCCAATCTCAGTTTTTTGGCATATTATAATTATCAATACTATTTTCTTAGGATTATCAAGTCttattttaagaataattacttaaatgttgtacaacaattataattacttaaatGGATACAATTATTGGCAAACTGGTTttcgaatagtttatattaaaactacttAATTAAAAGAGTTTTAGAAATATGTATCGATTGTAGGTCTGATATTCTTCGAAAGAAATGCACATCACTAAAACTTTTTGACGGATGAGAAAtgtcaaattaacaaaaataaatcgtcAAGAGTCGAGGCGTTGAAGTttgttttcacttttattttgttattatattgtaaattgTAGTTGTTTCCCTATTGAAAATAAACATGGCTATAAGAATACTCAGTTGGTTCGGTCTAGTAACTATTATCATCACTGGATTGTTTGGTATTGGCTTCTATTTAACGTTTCTTGCGTTCATCGTCTCTTTTCTGGCTGGGTAAGTTGATAAGAAGGCGTATAACGTACTtaaaagaataatattattgttaggGGTGCTCTGTTATGACTTTTATCTTCACGCATTAATCGTGTAGTGTTGTAAACTGCGAATGAAGGCGAGGTATGAATTTGTGCGTCGGTATGTAGGACAACGTCCTAACCAGTTATAGTCAGCGAAATTTGACAATAGATCGGGTTTTACACACATTGCAACAATATTTAATACTTCATTTCTAAATACTGAGGTCGTAATGTTAGTGCCTGCTTGTTTCTatcttatttttcattttcagggtaataacaattttatatttctccTATGACCAAAAGAAGATATTTCCAGTTGATTTAGACTGTCTGGATGACCCCTTGCAACAGTCAAACTTTTCTATTCAAGTACCAAAGGTATGTGTGCATTTGAACTTATCTATGCAATCAATTTTGAATCGAAATcctttcaaaattatgttagtTTCATTGTAAAAACTGAGCTTAAGTTATGCTGCAACTTAAACTTGTTTTCGATTACCCAGGTATTAGAACTATTTCAAAAGGAAACTTCTTTGCCGAAGTATGATAACCGGATCACAGGCAGCGAGACTGTGGACTCTTTCCTAAATGagataataacaataatcatTAATGACTATGTGACTCCATGGTATGAGATTCTAACGAGTGACGAGGAGCTTACAAACCATTCCATAAAACGATTGGTGCTGGCAGCTGGTGCTAATGTAGCTAATAGGTAagtagaacaataaataaatggtttaaaaaaCTAGATTGTAGTatgctgtatgtatgtataaatattgCATCCTATCCATGACTTTTGAAATCAGAAATACTATTTGAAATCACACATAGAAAACCTAACAACTTTCGCCATATACCTTTCAAGGaatatttaaatttgttttgtaacttcaaaatattatagtctaattaaaagataataattgtgGGATTTTTGTTGGAAAAAATTGAGTACTTTATCtattacaaaacattttctcatgtcccatgggaactactggcctaacctggataaaatatatcctatgttcactgtgagatgatgatgagacagtgaaagaatttttcaaatcggtgaAGTTGTTTCAGAACCTATTATATCATCGtcgtccgagcctttttcccaaactatgttggggtcggcttccagtctaaccggattcagctgagtaccagtgctttacaagaagcgactgcctatctgacctcctcaacccagttacccgagcaacccgataccccttggttagactggtgtcagacttactggcttctgactacccgtaacgactgccaaggatgttcaatgacagccgggacctacagtttaacgtgtcatccgaaacacagtcattggtgtctaagataaaggtacttagaaagtacatacaaacttagaaaagttgcattggtacttgcctgagcctgggatcgaacccgcgccctcatactcgagaggttggtttgttgcccactaggccaccacgactcattTCAATGAATGGTGAAGTAGTTTCAGAACCTATTATATCAAAGCAAACAATCAtcctctttaaaatattcgtGTAGAAGTATCCTACTTACAAAAAGTCCTATTACAGAGTCAAATGTGTGGATTGGATCCACCTGCTCTCCACCCGTGTTCCAGAGGAACTGACCACCCATTTGAAACTGTTTAAACAGTCAAGAGTGAGACTCAAACATGTAGATCTGATGAGTGCCAAAGAAGTGTCCAATGGTTCATCTAGACCAAGTCCTAAGAAACAAGATGAAAAGAAGACACATAGGAGAAATAAAAGTGAAACTGATTTATCTTGGCCTCCAGGTAATGTTGTATTTTTGTGACTGTAGTTTGTAGTTAAGTAGGAGTCAAGACTGTGTTAGAGACTGAGTATACTTAAGTATACTATGCCGTAACATATATTAGTATGTTACGGCAGATGCCCGAAAAACCGCTACATATGTATAGTTCTAGCCAGATCAAGCTAGATATAGCCGACCACatgcttccttatgtacttcctttatGCATGTTTTTGATATGATTATGTTTTTGCATCGATTGCGACAACATGTATCTGAGATAATTCTTTTACTCTAATATTTGTCTAATTAAAgatatggtttaattttgcagAGGCTCAAACATTTGGGAAATCGAAATTTTACGACAGTTCAGAGAACATAAGTGGGAAGACActcaaagatatattttttgaactGGAGTGCTCCATAGAGAATAGACAGATCTGTCGGGATATTTACTGTATGGACCCTGAAAAAGAATATGGTAAGAATGAAACTTTACAGCATTAATTAATagattaacagccttacttataaacgtgaattaaataataagtaatacagTTACcagcacggatattgagctctcggcggaagagtggggatcgctttgcgcaccgtacgcataaggcagtaaatcgcttctgcgcaggtgaaggtcagggctcaatatccgtgccgataactatacttaagGGTTATTTAaggaaattcttacttataaacgttgcttaagcacgtcttaacaaacatttacagccttacttataaacgtgaattaataataagtaatacttaagggctgtttaagaaaattcttatttataaacgttgcttaagcacgTCTTAacttaatcactacttaagtagtgattagttaaaacgttgcttagaaggttattagagattttataagtaagggggttaatcTTTACTTTAAGTAgtgactttaagtagtgattagttaaaacgttgcttagaaggtgattattTGTATACATGACTAAATATAATTCAAggctataattataatatacttgCTTATATTAAAACTATCTTCCGTCCGCGGTTTCGCGTTCAGAGGGGTCTACTCCCCACAATTGGAGAAAATTTAGATATGCTTATAagttatattactgccaagt is a genomic window of Helicoverpa zea isolate HzStark_Cry1AcR chromosome 6, ilHelZeax1.1, whole genome shotgun sequence containing:
- the LOC124631234 gene encoding protein rogdi, with the translated sequence MCDNEKEEAANLKEEFEWVLREEVHAILHQLHSVLVECAHRFPVPLYGNEGQKQDKFILTSQPEQLKCIVTLTGDSITHADISFKVLRQMHTICRTSINQDGPWKLQQIQDAANHLQQAIGYIDNVDKHYVFRSSEEVLHIIQCLIGSLQRARTALVLPKKKAIDELMKSRNMKALSPNLPEDLAISFYIQSHKLIFVAYQLSSVHGTMRIDSCQADCAVPWLSDVLFMLTAALHMCQQLKDKLCVFSQYKDFTVGSRSASMVFN